DNA sequence from the Verrucomicrobiota bacterium genome:
ATAAGGAGCCGTTATCGCCCCGGTCGGGCAGGCCGAGATACAGCGTGAACATGTACCACAACGGTCTTTTTGCGGTGCGTCCGGCTCCAGCTCCAACGTAGTGAGGAGTTCCCCAATAAAAAAATAAGTCCCGAGTGTAGGGGAAATCAGCATGGTGCTTTTACCCTGCCAACCAATCCCCGCCCGAGCCGCTAGGTCACGCTCAAGAACCGGCCCGGTATCTACGTAGGAAAGGGTTTCCGCTGCAAATTGCCCGCTGATGAATTCCTCAAACCCGCGCAATTTGCCCCACATGATGTCGTGGTAATCCACCCCGCGTGCATACCGCGCAATTTGCCCGGTAACAGGTGACTTTTGTCCCCCCACTATTTGCGCCGCTAGATCGTCATCCCCGTAATTAAGCCCGACGACAATAATGGACTTTGCACCGGGCAGGACCTCCAGTGGATTCACGCGCTTGGCCGCATTTTTTTCTAGCCACTGCATGGAGCCGTGTTTCCCATCCCCCAGCCAATTCCGGAAATAATCCGCCCGCTCCGGTGCCTCCGCTGTGGT
Encoded proteins:
- the queG gene encoding tRNA epoxyqueuosine(34) reductase QueG, with the protein product MNSQTTAVQRIKDFAHGLGFDFCGVTTAEAPERADYFRNWLGDGKHGSMQWLEKNAAKRVNPLEVLPGAKSIIVVGLNYGDDDLAAQIVGGQKSPVTGQIARYARGVDYHDIMWGKLRGFEEFISGQFAAETLSYVDTGPVLERDLAARAGIGWQGKSTMLISPTLGTYFFIGELLTTLELEPDAPQKDRCGTCSRCISACPTGAITAPYQMDARLCISYQTIENKGVIPEGLRSLMGDRIYGCDDCLAACPWNRFARASQEAQFAGNEWTRRPSLRKLLALGEEDFRTLYRASPVKRIKRRGLLRNVCVALGNTGTQDDLPALKKALEDPEPLVKEHALWAIHKIQQRPLLTQ